Proteins encoded by one window of Enterobacter pseudoroggenkampii:
- the glsB gene encoding glutaminase B, with translation MAAVIHNEMLDEILAQVRPLIGKGKVADYIPALASVSGNKLGIAICTIDGQRYQAGDATERFSIQSISKVLSLVAAMRQYEEDEIWQRVGKDPSGQPFNSLLQLEIEQGKPRNPFINAGALVVCDMLQSRLSAPRQRMLEIVRQLSGVDDITYDTVVARSEFEHSARNAAIAWLMKSFGNFHNDVATVLQNYFHYCALKMSCVELAQTFLFLAHQGHAPHLDQEVVSPLQARQVNALMATSGMYQNAGEFAWRVGLPAKSGVGGGVVAIVPHEMAIAVWSPELDETGNSLAGVAVLEKLTQRLGRSVY, from the coding sequence GTGGCTGCGGTCATCCATAATGAGATGTTGGACGAGATTCTGGCGCAGGTTCGTCCGTTAATTGGAAAGGGGAAGGTTGCCGACTATATTCCGGCCCTTGCCTCGGTCAGCGGGAATAAGCTGGGCATTGCTATCTGTACTATCGACGGACAGCGATACCAGGCAGGGGATGCAACAGAACGTTTTTCCATTCAGTCCATTTCGAAAGTGCTCAGTCTGGTTGCGGCGATGCGCCAGTATGAAGAAGACGAGATCTGGCAGCGGGTGGGCAAAGATCCGTCCGGCCAGCCTTTTAACTCGCTGCTTCAGCTCGAGATAGAACAGGGTAAACCGCGAAATCCCTTTATCAACGCCGGGGCGCTGGTGGTCTGCGATATGCTGCAAAGCCGCCTCAGCGCACCACGTCAGCGAATGCTTGAGATTGTGCGTCAGCTCTCGGGCGTTGATGATATTACCTATGATACGGTTGTGGCACGCTCGGAGTTTGAACACTCTGCCCGTAACGCGGCCATCGCCTGGCTGATGAAATCCTTCGGTAATTTCCACAACGACGTGGCGACAGTGCTGCAAAACTACTTCCATTACTGCGCCCTGAAAATGAGCTGCGTTGAGCTGGCTCAGACGTTTCTGTTCCTTGCGCACCAGGGGCACGCGCCGCATCTCGATCAGGAAGTCGTTTCGCCGCTTCAGGCTCGTCAGGTTAACGCGCTAATGGCCACCAGCGGGATGTATCAAAACGCCGGCGAGTTTGCCTGGCGCGTTGGGCTTCCGGCTAAATCGGGCGTTGGCGGCGGGGTCGTGGCGATTGTGCCGCATGAAATGGCGATAGCCGTCTGGAGCCCGGAGCTGGATGAAACGGGAAATTCGCTTGCCGGCGTGGCGGTTCTGGAGAAACTGACCCAGCGCCTGGGACGTTCAGTATACTGA
- a CDS encoding tagaturonate reductase, translating into MNTLNRRDFPGAQYPERIIQFGEGNFLRAFVDWQIDLLNEHTDLNAGVVIVRPIQSDFPPSLSTQDGLYTTIIRGLNEQGEAVSESRLIRSVNREISVYADYDAFLKLAHNPDMRFVFSNTTEAGISYHAGDRFDDAPAASYPAKLTRLLFERFNHFNGATDKGWIIIPCELIDYNGDAQRELVLRYAQEWALPAAFIRWLNDANSFCSTLVDRIVTGYPRDEAAVLEAELGYHDGFLDTAEHFYLFVIQGPASLAQELRLDKYPLNVLIVDDIRPYKERKVAILNGAHTALVPVAFQAGLDTVGEAMNDAEICAFVEKAIYQEIIPVLDLPRNELESFASAVTGRFRNPYIRHQLLSIALNGMTKYRTRILPQLLAGQKATGQLPARLTFALAALIAFYRAERNGESYPVQDDACWLERYQQLWAQHRDRQLSTRELVQSVLSAREHWEQDLTQVSGLVDQVTLDLDAILLKGMRAAVKPLC; encoded by the coding sequence GTGAACACGCTCAACCGTCGTGATTTTCCCGGTGCTCAATACCCAGAACGCATCATTCAGTTTGGTGAAGGCAATTTCCTGCGTGCGTTCGTCGACTGGCAAATTGACCTGTTAAATGAACATACCGATCTTAATGCCGGTGTGGTTATCGTCCGTCCTATTCAGAGTGACTTCCCGCCGTCGCTGAGCACTCAGGATGGTTTGTATACCACTATCATTCGCGGCCTGAACGAGCAGGGTGAAGCGGTGAGTGAGAGCCGTCTTATCCGCTCGGTTAACCGTGAAATCAGCGTCTACGCCGACTATGACGCCTTTCTGAAACTGGCACACAACCCGGATATGCGCTTTGTTTTCTCGAACACCACCGAAGCGGGTATTAGCTACCACGCGGGTGACAGATTCGACGATGCCCCTGCTGCGAGCTACCCGGCAAAGCTGACGCGACTGCTGTTTGAGCGCTTTAACCATTTCAACGGTGCAACGGATAAAGGCTGGATCATCATTCCGTGCGAACTGATTGACTACAACGGTGATGCACAGCGTGAACTCGTCCTGCGCTATGCCCAGGAGTGGGCGCTGCCTGCGGCCTTTATCCGGTGGCTAAACGACGCAAACAGCTTCTGCTCGACGCTGGTTGACCGTATCGTGACCGGTTACCCGCGCGACGAAGCGGCTGTACTTGAAGCTGAGCTGGGTTATCACGATGGGTTCCTTGACACGGCTGAACATTTCTATCTGTTCGTTATCCAGGGGCCGGCATCCCTTGCTCAGGAACTCCGTCTGGATAAGTACCCGTTAAATGTACTGATTGTCGACGACATCAGGCCCTACAAAGAACGCAAGGTTGCCATTCTGAACGGGGCGCATACGGCGCTGGTGCCGGTCGCCTTCCAGGCCGGGCTGGATACGGTGGGCGAGGCGATGAATGATGCGGAGATCTGCGCGTTCGTCGAAAAAGCAATTTATCAGGAGATCATTCCGGTCCTCGATTTGCCGCGTAACGAGCTGGAATCTTTCGCCAGTGCGGTAACAGGGCGTTTTCGCAATCCCTATATCCGACACCAGTTGCTTTCCATTGCGCTCAACGGCATGACCAAATACCGCACCCGCATCCTGCCACAGCTACTGGCAGGGCAGAAGGCAACAGGGCAATTACCGGCACGTCTGACGTTTGCCTTAGCCGCGTTAATCGCGTTCTACCGCGCAGAGCGTAACGGGGAGAGCTATCCGGTGCAGGATGATGCATGCTGGCTGGAACGTTATCAGCAGCTCTGGGCGCAGCACCGCGATCGGCAGTTGAGCACCCGTGAGCTGGTGCAGTCGGTGCTCAGCGCACGCGAACACTGGGAACAGGACTTGACGCAGGTAAGCGGTCTTGTCGACCAGGTCACGCTGGACCTTGATGCCATTCTGCTGAAGGGAATGCGCGCTGCGGTTAAACCGCTTTGCTAA
- a CDS encoding sensor domain-containing diguanylate cyclase, giving the protein MKAPATPENETDRLNSLRESGLLEIDSSPAFDRLTRLAKRFFQVPLAMVNLIDEHSLIVKSADGQAPGSVPRNISFCGHTILTEAPLVVGDMLQDDRFADNPLVAGEPRVRFYAGFPLRLRDGASVGSLCLIDYAPREFSAADLAVLGDLGALAEDEFAAISAATTDELTGLFNRRGFNQLVRFTLSVARRRAEPLTLGWLDLDRFKEINDRFGHEEGDKALNAMAQLMRASFREADLLVRFGGDEFAVLFADTDEQGAWIAMQYLAEQVENYNARRLHPWSLHFSWGLSEFDHNDNDLQQWLKDADEKMYAMKQQRQRAR; this is encoded by the coding sequence ATGAAAGCACCTGCAACCCCTGAAAATGAAACAGACAGACTCAACTCGCTACGAGAATCCGGTCTGCTTGAGATCGACAGTTCCCCGGCGTTTGACCGGTTAACGCGTCTGGCAAAACGCTTCTTCCAGGTGCCGCTGGCGATGGTCAATCTCATTGATGAGCATTCGCTAATCGTTAAGTCCGCTGATGGTCAGGCACCCGGCTCCGTTCCGCGTAACATCTCATTTTGTGGGCATACGATCCTCACCGAAGCGCCGCTGGTGGTAGGGGATATGCTTCAGGACGATCGTTTTGCGGATAACCCGCTGGTGGCCGGTGAACCTCGCGTGCGGTTTTACGCCGGCTTCCCGCTGCGCCTGCGTGACGGCGCAAGCGTTGGCTCGCTGTGCCTGATTGATTATGCTCCCCGGGAGTTTTCTGCCGCCGACCTCGCCGTCCTGGGAGATCTTGGCGCGCTGGCGGAAGATGAATTTGCTGCCATCAGCGCGGCGACCACGGATGAATTAACCGGGCTATTCAACCGTCGGGGCTTTAATCAACTCGTGCGCTTCACGCTTTCCGTTGCCCGGCGCCGGGCAGAGCCGCTGACGCTCGGCTGGCTGGATTTGGATCGCTTTAAGGAAATTAACGATCGCTTCGGGCATGAAGAGGGGGATAAGGCGCTGAATGCCATGGCGCAACTGATGCGTGCCTCTTTCCGCGAAGCGGATCTGCTGGTTCGTTTTGGCGGGGACGAGTTCGCCGTGCTGTTCGCGGATACGGATGAGCAGGGCGCCTGGATTGCCATGCAGTATCTCGCCGAGCAGGTAGAAAACTATAACGCCCGCAGGTTACACCCCTGGTCGCTTCACTTCTCATGGGGGCTAAGTGAATTCGATCATAACGACAACGACCTGCAGCAGTGGTTAAAAGATGCCGATGAAAAGATGTATGCCATGAAGCAGCAGCGCCAGCGCGCCCGGTGA
- a CDS encoding sensor domain-containing diguanylate cyclase: MRSALTAFRPFQPDTPLRNASTIFILTTLFYFVGAELRLVEALSLFWPLNGVMAGIFARYVYLNRLHYYAVCYVAMLLYDAVTTNWGIASAVINLSNMIFIVVVAVLVQRDKRLMKKTPDPLNALRLFNYCLIAALLCALLGAAGSVGIDSHTFWPLFADWFSEQFSTGVLVVPCMLTLRMPGRDLRLRLEQLLPVMALIVSVVASVVIGGAGSLSFPLPALIWCAVRYSLPATCLLTFITGATEIILVANSIINIAVATPFTTPMMFSARLGIATMAICPVMVSVSMAAINSLIRQVSLRADYDFLTHVYSRSGLYEALKHEETYRHTRFLTVMLLDIDYFKSINDNYGHECGDRVLASFARQVQQVVGEDGMVARMGGEEFAVVVHSGDAQHGFELAERIRSTVASHPFTWRHQTLFLTVSIGLGSGKAESWQLTEVFNKLMAEADDHLYRSKKAGRNRTSARVADEQIAAPTGSET, encoded by the coding sequence ATGCGTTCTGCTCTTACCGCTTTCAGGCCGTTCCAGCCTGACACGCCGCTGCGAAATGCATCGACGATCTTCATCCTCACCACCTTGTTCTATTTTGTGGGCGCGGAATTACGGCTCGTTGAGGCCCTGTCGCTGTTCTGGCCGCTGAATGGCGTCATGGCAGGGATCTTCGCCCGCTATGTCTACCTTAATCGCCTGCATTACTATGCGGTATGCTATGTCGCGATGCTGTTGTACGACGCGGTGACGACCAACTGGGGTATAGCCTCAGCGGTAATCAACCTGTCTAACATGATCTTTATTGTTGTCGTCGCCGTACTGGTTCAGCGCGACAAGCGACTGATGAAGAAAACCCCCGATCCGCTTAACGCGCTACGCCTGTTTAACTACTGTCTGATTGCCGCGCTGCTTTGTGCCTTGCTCGGCGCGGCGGGGTCGGTCGGGATTGACAGTCACACCTTCTGGCCGCTGTTTGCCGACTGGTTTAGCGAGCAGTTCTCAACCGGCGTGCTTGTTGTGCCCTGTATGCTCACGTTACGTATGCCCGGGCGTGATCTCAGGTTACGTCTGGAGCAGCTGCTGCCGGTGATGGCGCTGATCGTCTCGGTGGTCGCGTCGGTGGTGATTGGCGGAGCGGGGAGCCTCTCGTTTCCTCTGCCAGCGCTTATCTGGTGTGCGGTTCGTTACTCATTGCCTGCGACCTGTCTGCTGACGTTTATCACGGGTGCCACTGAAATCATTTTGGTCGCCAACTCGATTATTAATATTGCCGTGGCGACGCCGTTTACGACGCCAATGATGTTTTCAGCCCGGCTGGGTATCGCCACGATGGCGATCTGCCCGGTGATGGTCTCCGTCAGCATGGCGGCGATTAATTCCCTGATCCGCCAGGTTTCACTGAGGGCGGATTATGACTTTTTAACACACGTCTACTCGCGTTCCGGGCTTTATGAGGCGTTAAAGCATGAAGAGACGTACCGGCATACCCGTTTTTTGACCGTCATGCTGCTGGATATTGATTATTTCAAAAGCATTAATGATAACTACGGCCACGAGTGCGGAGATCGCGTGCTGGCGTCGTTTGCCCGACAGGTTCAGCAGGTCGTTGGCGAAGACGGCATGGTGGCGCGCATGGGCGGGGAAGAGTTCGCTGTGGTGGTTCATTCAGGCGATGCGCAGCACGGTTTTGAACTGGCTGAGCGTATCCGTTCCACCGTTGCCAGCCATCCTTTTACATGGCGTCACCAGACGCTCTTTCTGACGGTCAGTATTGGCCTCGGCAGTGGAAAGGCTGAGTCATGGCAGTTGACCGAGGTCTTCAACAAGCTCATGGCCGAAGCGGACGATCATCTCTATCGTTCAAAAAAAGCGGGTCGAAACCGTACCAGCGCCCGGGTGGCGGACGAGCAAATTGCCGCGCCCACCGGGAGTGAAACATAG
- a CDS encoding DUF4186 domain-containing protein, giving the protein MPDLDPLFSRLARSTFRSRFRLGDKERQYCWDKGPETIDQHAADFVEKRLAPAQPANDGKQTPMRGHPVFIAQHATATCCRGCLAKWHNIPQGVTLTAPQKNYIVSVIHHWLVLQMNA; this is encoded by the coding sequence ATGCCCGATCTGGATCCTCTCTTTTCCCGTCTGGCGCGATCGACATTTCGCTCGCGCTTTCGTTTAGGCGATAAAGAACGACAGTACTGCTGGGACAAAGGCCCCGAAACCATTGACCAGCATGCCGCGGATTTTGTCGAAAAGCGCCTTGCGCCTGCACAACCCGCAAATGACGGTAAACAGACGCCTATGCGCGGTCACCCGGTGTTTATCGCCCAGCATGCCACCGCCACCTGTTGTCGGGGCTGCCTGGCAAAATGGCATAACATTCCACAGGGTGTAACGCTCACCGCGCCGCAAAAAAATTATATCGTCAGCGTTATCCACCACTGGCTGGTGCTGCAGATGAACGCCTAA
- a CDS encoding methyl-accepting chemotaxis protein gives MNLTQIFRRIAQRLTPRHFGLLTGIFCIIGLFSALQLSSSLLLNASLNNAQRNEQLNLLAWQQQSKLDLARVSLLAASDLLNRSGVWFMQDKETGSDGSWHSLMDDAQKALTVSQQAWKAWLALNPPKDDALVNSYQLFYGAINEQAEGLVKDNTIDAFFAVPAQAFQTDFNDNYARYQQASEKQAMQGRQSLMAQLSGLQTLFLFAPVLLLAIAAVVWFGMSRWVITPLRRLIAHINRLAAGDLSGTPPDVMRFNREIGQLSDSIATMQHGLQQLVTQVSHATATMVENIGSLAQGNQKLYQQSARQAKELEDVTAHIAALENHVEGNTGYARLASSRADEARQAAVGGDQMMSTVNASMQAIVDRSSEMRGIVAMIDSVAFQTNILALNAAIEAAHAGNQGRGFAVVAREVGLLARKSSHSTQTIQQLINRSVQGIEDGSRAVTRMEENLQQVTGLVGNLSSLLNEISTATLSQGESIHQMTRQLQALNQVSRQTDLLVSDASDASERLQKQSDLLLQAVSRFRLSA, from the coding sequence ATGAACCTAACGCAAATTTTTCGCCGTATTGCGCAGCGTCTCACCCCTCGTCACTTTGGCCTGTTGACGGGCATCTTTTGCATCATTGGCCTTTTCTCCGCGCTGCAGCTCTCCTCGTCACTCCTGCTTAACGCCTCCCTGAACAACGCCCAGCGCAACGAGCAGCTAAATCTGCTGGCCTGGCAGCAGCAGAGCAAGCTGGATCTGGCCCGTGTTTCCCTGCTGGCGGCAAGCGATCTGCTTAACCGGTCCGGCGTCTGGTTTATGCAGGATAAAGAGACCGGATCCGACGGAAGCTGGCATAGCCTGATGGACGATGCGCAAAAGGCGCTGACGGTTTCTCAGCAGGCGTGGAAGGCCTGGCTGGCGCTGAATCCGCCGAAAGATGACGCGCTGGTGAACAGCTATCAGCTTTTCTACGGTGCGATCAACGAGCAGGCTGAAGGTCTGGTAAAAGACAACACCATCGACGCTTTTTTTGCCGTCCCGGCGCAGGCGTTTCAGACGGATTTTAACGACAACTATGCGCGCTATCAGCAGGCAAGCGAGAAGCAGGCCATGCAGGGGCGTCAGAGCTTAATGGCACAGCTCTCCGGTCTGCAAACGTTATTCCTGTTTGCGCCGGTGCTGTTGCTCGCCATCGCCGCTGTCGTCTGGTTCGGCATGTCCAGATGGGTGATCACGCCGCTGCGTCGGTTGATTGCGCATATCAACCGGCTGGCGGCAGGGGATCTCTCCGGCACGCCGCCGGACGTCATGCGCTTCAACCGGGAGATAGGGCAGCTTAGCGACAGTATTGCCACGATGCAGCACGGTCTTCAGCAGCTGGTCACGCAGGTCAGCCATGCCACGGCGACCATGGTGGAGAACATTGGCTCCCTGGCGCAGGGTAACCAGAAGCTGTATCAGCAGTCGGCGCGTCAGGCGAAAGAGCTTGAGGATGTGACGGCGCATATCGCGGCGCTGGAAAACCATGTGGAAGGGAATACCGGCTATGCCAGACTCGCCAGTTCGCGGGCCGATGAAGCGCGTCAGGCCGCCGTGGGCGGAGACCAGATGATGTCGACGGTAAACGCGTCCATGCAGGCGATCGTCGACCGATCGTCCGAGATGCGCGGGATCGTGGCGATGATCGACAGCGTGGCGTTTCAGACCAACATCCTGGCGCTGAATGCGGCCATCGAGGCGGCCCATGCCGGAAACCAGGGGCGCGGGTTTGCCGTCGTCGCCCGGGAGGTTGGATTGCTGGCCAGAAAGAGCAGCCACTCGACGCAGACCATTCAGCAACTGATCAACCGCTCGGTTCAGGGGATTGAAGACGGTTCCCGTGCCGTCACCCGGATGGAAGAGAATCTGCAGCAGGTTACCGGTCTGGTGGGCAATTTAAGCAGTTTGCTGAATGAGATCTCCACCGCCACCCTCAGCCAGGGAGAGAGTATTCACCAGATGACGCGTCAGCTTCAGGCACTGAACCAGGTCTCCCGTCAGACGGACCTGCTGGTCTCTGACGCCTCGGATGCCTCTGAGCGACTGCAAAAGCAATCCGATCTTTTATTGCAGGCCGTTTCGCGTTTTCGTCTTAGCGCCTGA
- a CDS encoding GNAT family N-acetyltransferase, with the protein MNTSLQIKNLTRDEILTHLDALAGILENCVNGGASVSFMLPFSLEKARSFWRGIAESVGRNERLVLACVDPQDGVIGTVQLITDQPENQPHRADVAKLLVHEKARRKGAAMALMEALEAEARAREISVLVLDTSTGSGAETFYQRAGWQKVGEIPRYALMPDGAMTATSVFYKFL; encoded by the coding sequence ATGAATACCTCACTGCAAATCAAAAACCTCACCCGAGACGAAATTCTCACCCACCTTGATGCGCTGGCCGGGATCCTCGAAAATTGTGTGAACGGCGGGGCATCCGTCAGCTTTATGCTTCCCTTTAGCCTGGAGAAGGCCCGCTCTTTCTGGCGCGGCATTGCTGAAAGCGTAGGGCGCAATGAGCGCCTCGTGCTGGCCTGTGTCGACCCGCAGGACGGCGTCATCGGAACGGTGCAGTTAATCACAGACCAGCCGGAAAACCAGCCGCATCGCGCCGATGTGGCGAAGCTGCTGGTTCACGAGAAAGCGCGCCGGAAAGGTGCCGCGATGGCATTGATGGAAGCGCTTGAAGCTGAGGCTCGGGCCAGAGAGATTTCGGTGCTGGTGCTCGATACCTCCACCGGCAGCGGGGCCGAGACGTTCTACCAGCGCGCCGGATGGCAGAAGGTGGGGGAGATCCCGCGCTATGCCCTTATGCCGGACGGCGCCATGACGGCCACGTCTGTGTTCTATAAGTTCTTATGA
- the sad gene encoding succinate-semialdehyde dehydrogenase, whose protein sequence is MKYSSATHALSVNPATGETLAAYPWATREEVERAISQSDAGYRQWRRESVSHRAQKLRDLGAALRNRAEEMAQIISREMGKPILQARAEVAKSAGLCDWYAEHGPAMLRAEPTLVENQNAVIEYRPLGPILAVMPWNFPLWQVLRGAVPILLAGNSYLLKHAPNVLGSADLIGQIFADAGFPEGVFGWVNATNDGVSQAINDRRIAAVTVTGSVRAGAAIGAQAGAALKKCVLELGGSDPFIVLNDADLDLAVKAAVAGRYQNTGQVCAAAKRFIVEEGIADTFTQRFVDAVAALKLGAPDQEENYLGPMARFDLRDELHQQVQATLAEGATLLLGGEKISGEGNYYAPTVLANVTPSMTAFRQELFGPVAAITVAKDAEHALMLANDSDFGLSATVFTADAALADKFSRELECGGVFINGFSASDARVAFGGVKKSGFGRELSHFGLHEFCNVQTVWKDRV, encoded by the coding sequence ATGAAATATTCATCTGCTACACATGCCCTCTCTGTTAACCCGGCAACGGGTGAAACCCTCGCTGCGTATCCCTGGGCGACGCGGGAAGAGGTTGAACGCGCGATTTCTCAGTCCGACGCGGGCTATCGCCAGTGGCGACGCGAAAGCGTGTCCCACCGGGCGCAGAAGCTGCGGGATCTCGGCGCCGCGCTGCGAAACCGCGCGGAAGAGATGGCGCAGATTATCTCCCGTGAAATGGGCAAGCCCATCCTGCAGGCGCGAGCGGAAGTGGCAAAGTCCGCCGGTCTGTGTGACTGGTATGCCGAGCACGGCCCGGCAATGCTGCGTGCGGAGCCGACGCTGGTGGAAAACCAGAACGCGGTCATTGAATACCGTCCGCTGGGGCCGATCCTCGCGGTGATGCCGTGGAACTTTCCGCTCTGGCAGGTGCTGCGCGGCGCGGTGCCAATTCTGCTGGCCGGTAACAGCTATCTGCTCAAACATGCGCCCAACGTGCTCGGCTCTGCGGATCTTATAGGGCAGATCTTTGCGGATGCGGGTTTCCCTGAAGGCGTGTTCGGCTGGGTGAACGCCACCAATGACGGCGTCAGCCAGGCGATTAACGATCGTCGTATTGCGGCGGTGACCGTCACCGGCAGCGTGCGTGCCGGGGCAGCCATTGGGGCTCAGGCAGGAGCCGCGCTGAAAAAATGCGTTCTTGAACTGGGCGGCTCAGATCCGTTCATCGTTCTCAACGATGCCGACCTGGATCTCGCCGTGAAGGCGGCGGTAGCGGGTCGCTACCAGAATACCGGGCAGGTGTGCGCGGCGGCAAAACGCTTCATTGTGGAAGAGGGTATTGCGGATACCTTTACCCAACGCTTTGTCGATGCGGTTGCTGCCCTGAAGCTGGGCGCTCCGGACCAGGAAGAAAACTACCTGGGCCCGATGGCGCGTTTTGATCTGCGTGATGAACTGCATCAGCAGGTGCAGGCGACGCTGGCAGAAGGTGCAACGCTGCTGCTGGGCGGTGAGAAAATCAGCGGCGAGGGGAATTACTATGCGCCAACCGTGCTGGCCAATGTCACCCCGTCGATGACGGCGTTCCGCCAGGAGCTGTTTGGTCCGGTCGCGGCCATTACCGTCGCGAAAGACGCGGAGCATGCCTTGATGCTTGCCAACGACAGCGACTTTGGCCTGTCCGCCACCGTCTTTACCGCTGACGCAGCGCTTGCGGATAAATTCTCCCGCGAGCTGGAGTGCGGCGGCGTGTTTATCAACGGCTTTAGCGCCAGCGATGCGCGCGTGGCTTTTGGTGGCGTGAAGAAAAGCGGTTTCGGCCGCGAGCTTTCCCACTTTGGCTTGCACGAGTTCTGTAACGTGCAGACGGTGTGGAAGGATCGCGTGTAA
- a CDS encoding bestrophin family protein, translated as MIVRPKQHWLQLIFVWHGSVLPKIYTRLLLNFLLSIAVILMLPWYTSLGIKFTVAPFSILGVAIAIFLGFRNNACYSRYVEARLLWGQLMIAARSLFREVKNTLPDDKHLGEFVRLQIAFANCLRMTLRRELNAEQLSRYLAPDDLRQVMKANSPANRILLIMGEWLAVRRRNGQLSDILFHSLNNRLNDMSIVLSGCERIATTPVPFAYTLILHRTVYLFCIMLPFALVVDLHYMTPFVSALISYTFISLDTLAEELEDPFGTENNDLPLDAICNMMERDLLQMNDEENIPERLMPDKHYQLT; from the coding sequence ATGATCGTTCGTCCTAAACAGCACTGGCTACAACTGATTTTTGTCTGGCACGGTTCGGTACTGCCTAAGATCTATACCCGACTGCTGCTCAACTTCCTGCTTTCTATTGCCGTTATCCTGATGCTGCCGTGGTATACCTCACTGGGCATCAAATTTACCGTGGCGCCATTCAGCATACTCGGCGTGGCGATCGCAATCTTTCTCGGTTTCAGAAACAACGCCTGTTATTCACGCTACGTTGAGGCTCGCCTGCTCTGGGGGCAGTTGATGATAGCGGCGCGCTCGCTGTTTCGCGAGGTAAAAAACACCTTGCCTGACGATAAGCATCTGGGCGAATTTGTCCGTCTGCAGATTGCTTTTGCTAACTGCCTGCGCATGACCCTGCGCCGGGAGCTGAACGCCGAGCAACTCTCTCGCTATCTTGCTCCGGATGATTTACGTCAGGTGATGAAAGCCAACTCACCGGCGAATCGTATTTTACTGATCATGGGGGAGTGGCTGGCCGTACGGCGGCGTAACGGGCAACTCTCAGACATTCTGTTTCACAGCCTGAACAATCGTCTGAACGATATGTCCATCGTCCTGTCCGGCTGTGAACGCATTGCGACCACGCCGGTACCGTTTGCCTATACGCTGATTTTGCACCGCACGGTGTATCTGTTCTGCATCATGCTGCCGTTCGCGCTGGTCGTGGACCTGCACTACATGACGCCCTTTGTCTCAGCGCTGATCTCATACACCTTTATCTCGCTGGACACCCTGGCGGAAGAGCTGGAAGACCCGTTCGGCACTGAGAATAACGATCTGCCGCTGGACGCCATCTGCAACATGATGGAACGCGATCTGCTGCAGATGAACGATGAAGAGAACATTCCGGAAAGGCTGATGCCGGATAAGCACTATCAGCTCACCTGA
- a CDS encoding GNAT family N-acetyltransferase, which yields MTIPTLMTERLLLKPLVAEDAAQIQKLYPRWEIVRYMVSSVPWPYPDNGAENYVNNVALPDVAKGIAWFWSIRRREVPDELMGIICLYDVEDNNRGFWLAPEFQGQGYMREASIAATDYWFNTLNKPVLRAPKAAANSRSRRISDSSGMRLIRTEKKAYVSGMLDSELWEITRDEWNARQVS from the coding sequence ATGACTATACCGACGCTCATGACAGAACGCTTACTGCTAAAACCGCTGGTTGCCGAAGATGCGGCTCAGATACAAAAGCTTTATCCGCGCTGGGAGATTGTCCGCTATATGGTCTCTTCCGTGCCCTGGCCCTACCCGGATAACGGCGCGGAAAACTATGTCAATAACGTGGCGCTGCCGGATGTGGCGAAAGGGATTGCCTGGTTCTGGAGCATCCGACGACGTGAGGTGCCGGATGAATTGATGGGCATTATTTGCCTGTACGACGTCGAGGATAACAACCGCGGGTTCTGGCTCGCGCCGGAGTTTCAGGGCCAGGGATACATGCGCGAGGCCAGCATTGCCGCGACGGATTACTGGTTCAATACGCTAAACAAACCTGTATTACGCGCCCCGAAAGCCGCTGCCAACAGCCGCTCCCGGCGTATTTCGGACAGTAGCGGCATGCGGCTTATCAGGACGGAGAAGAAAGCCTACGTTAGCGGGATGCTGGACTCCGAGCTGTGGGAGATCACCCGCGACGAGTGGAACGCCCGTCAGGTGAGCTGA